In Acaryochloris thomasi RCC1774, the DNA window TCAGGTGGACTCTCAACAAATTGAAGATCGGATTGTTTTAATTGGGACAACTGGGGCCAGCGGCGGTGACTTTTATCTGACCCCCTATAATTTTGGCGCTAACGATCAGCCTCAGATGCCAGGTGTCGTGATCCATGCTCAAATGGTCAGTCAGTTCCTGGATGCGGCCTATGGTAAGCGACCCCTGATTCGCGTTTGGTCTGAGCCGCTGGAAATGGTCTGGATCTTGTTCTGGTCTCTAATCGGAGGACTACTGTTTTGGATGGTTCGCCGTCCCCTGGGGTTAGTCGTCGGGAGTGGTGCGGCGATTGGCTTGTTGTTTATCCTTTGCCAAGGATTTTTTCTGCGGTCGCTGTGGGTGCCGCTGGTACCGCCCTTCTTGACTTTCTTAGGGGCTGGCGGTGGCGTAGTTGCCTACCGTGCCCAGCAGGCACAGCGTCAGCAACAGATGGTGATGCGGCTGCTGGGGCAAAGTTCTTCACCCGAGATTGCGAAAACTTTATGGCAGCGGCGGGATGAGCTGCTTCAAGACGGGAAGCTGCCGGGGCAGGCACTCACTGCCACGCTGATGTTTACCGACCTTAAGGGATTTAGCTCAATTTCTGAGCGGCTATCACCGGAGCAGCTTCTAAACTGGCTGAATGAATATTTTGAAGTGATGACGGATGTGGTAGTAGATCACCACGGCGTAATTAATAAGTTCACCGGCGATGGTCTAATGGCGGCGTTTGGGGTGCCGATTCCGCGAGCAGATTGGAATGCGATCGCAACCGATGCTCAGAGAGCCGTTGCTTGTGCGTTGAAGATGGGGGAGTCTCTTGAACTCCTCAATCAGCGGTGGCAGTTGCAGGGTTTACCAAAGGTCCAGATGCGGGTAGGAATCTTCACGGGGCCTGTGGTCGTGGGCAGTCTCGGAAGTAAATCGAGATTAGAGTACGGCATCATTGGCGATGGTGTTAACACAGCTTCTCGGCTCGAAAGTGTTGATAAGCACCGGCAGTCTTCGGCCTGCCGCATCCTGATTGCCCAAGCCACGCTGGACTATCTTCAGGATAATTACGAGGTTGAAGCTTGGGGCGCTCTAACGCTGAAAGGTAAAGCTGAACAGGTTGAGGCCTTTCGGGTAATCCGTGTTGCTGAAAGGGGTGATCAGGAAGCTTAAATATTCACCGCTGTTAGGCAGGATAAATCCGCAGACGACGATTGGGTTCTTCTCCAAAGCTGCGGGACTGGAGCCGATAGTGTTCGATCAGCTCATGCTGCATTTTTCTAACCAACGCTGAGCGGGGTAGCAGCTCCACCGGCTGTCCTTTGGGAATCACGATTTGTTCAACGGCGAGTCTTGCTTCTTCCAGCGCCTCCATTTCATCATCGCTTTCGTCGCCCATAAACATCCGCAGGTCCACGACCTCAGGGGTACCGGGTTCGTCCATATTCAGCAGCCGTCGCAGCCCTCGCGCAATTTGGGGAATGGTGCTGGCTTTGATGGTGTGGACGGGGAGCTGGCGACTCTTGGCAAGCTGCTTGAGCTTGGAGTGATGTTTGACGTGCGATCGCAACCCTAGAACCACATCAGCATTGTCAATATCCTTTGTCAGAATAATGGGTAGATTCAGCGTCCGAATCACCTGATCGAGCTGCGACCGACTGACGCCATAGGGATAAATATGGAGCGGCAGATCTTCGCCATTGGGACCGGCCCAGGCAATCTCGTTACCGTACCGGTCTTGGCGATCCATTGACGCATCCAAGAGCGTCTGAAACATATTCGAATCTGGTGAAACAGGGATCTGTTCCTTGAGTGGCACAACCGGAATTTGACTAGAGGAACGCCAGCTTTTCTGAGCTGTAGGCTCTGGCGTTTCGATTAGCTTCGGTAGCTCGTGAGTGATTGCCACCTTCCCGGCGTCATTGACAGTGCGAATTTGGGGGTTGGGTACTCTTCCTCGCAAGAGTTGATCAACGGTCACGGAAACTTCATCGTGAACCACCCAGCGGCTGCGTTCCAGCATCTCTACTGCGACATCGAATGTGGGCGGTGCTTTGCGCTCTAGGACACTTTTTTGGCTGCCGCGCCGACGGGCCTCATCATCCCCAAGAGTCACAGACTGAATCCCCCCCACAAGGTCAGAGAGAGTCGGGTTCTTCATCAGGTTCTCGATCTGGTTGCCGTGGGCGGTACCGATTAGCTGAACGCCGCGCTCAGCAATAGTGCGGGCTGCGAGGGCTTCTAGTTCGGTGCCGATTTCATCAATCACGATCACTTCCGGCATGTGATTTTCTACCGCCTCAATCATCACCTGATGCTGCAGTTCGGGGCGGGCCACCTGCATCCGACGGGCGCGGCCAATCGCGGGGTGCGGGACATCGCCATCTCCGGCAATTTCGTTTGAGGTATCAATAATGACGACGCGCTTTAGCAGATCGTCGGCCAAGACGCGCGCAATTTCCCGCAGTGCCGTGGTTTTGCCAACGCCAGGACGCCCCAGTAGCAAAATAGATTTACCGCTTTCCACCAGATCTTGAATCATGGTGATCGTGCCGTAGACGGCTCGACCGACCCGGCAGGTGAGACCAATGATTTCGCCCTGACGGTTGCGCATGGCGCTGATCCGATGGAGCGTACGCTCAATTCCGGCGCGGTTGTCGCCGCTAAAGTGGCCGACGCGCTGAATGCAGTAGTCTAAGTCGGTGCGAGTCACAACCTGCTCGGTCAAAAACTCAGCCTTCTCTGGAAAGCGGGCTTCCGGTTGGCGGCCAATGT includes these proteins:
- a CDS encoding CHASE2 domain-containing protein; amino-acid sequence: MKFLAQLRVWFVGVRAIAIPEGGRRVIVSSLPPIIAGIAATALILGFRHIGSLQLLELTAYDQLMQSRPDLGADPRLLVVGITEQDIQNQGQFPLPDAVLVKLLKRLKSYQPRVMGLDMWRGDILVQPGAAAEVDRAALVEQLKQSDRMIAITFLGDEAKRTVPPPPGLPEDQIGFNDVTVDSGRVLRRNLLYVDDYFPSFSLRVALRYLRDDGIEDRPSDADENILQIGSTVFPPLKSDDGGYTRIDAANTYQILLNYRSAQRSVEQVSLTQVLEGQVDSQQIEDRIVLIGTTGASGGDFYLTPYNFGANDQPQMPGVVIHAQMVSQFLDAAYGKRPLIRVWSEPLEMVWILFWSLIGGLLFWMVRRPLGLVVGSGAAIGLLFILCQGFFLRSLWVPLVPPFLTFLGAGGGVVAYRAQQAQRQQQMVMRLLGQSSSPEIAKTLWQRRDELLQDGKLPGQALTATLMFTDLKGFSSISERLSPEQLLNWLNEYFEVMTDVVVDHHGVINKFTGDGLMAAFGVPIPRADWNAIATDAQRAVACALKMGESLELLNQRWQLQGLPKVQMRVGIFTGPVVVGSLGSKSRLEYGIIGDGVNTASRLESVDKHRQSSACRILIAQATLDYLQDNYEVEAWGALTLKGKAEQVEAFRVIRVAERGDQEA
- a CDS encoding R3H domain-containing nucleic acid-binding protein; this translates as MAESTTQNRRLITDNLEQLLSILPAPLRSQLQAHAQLDSLIEVVLDIGRQPEARFPEKAEFLTEQVVTRTDLDYCIQRVGHFSGDNRAGIERTLHRISAMRNRQGEIIGLTCRVGRAVYGTITMIQDLVESGKSILLLGRPGVGKTTALREIARVLADDLLKRVVIIDTSNEIAGDGDVPHPAIGRARRMQVARPELQHQVMIEAVENHMPEVIVIDEIGTELEALAARTIAERGVQLIGTAHGNQIENLMKNPTLSDLVGGIQSVTLGDDEARRRGSQKSVLERKAPPTFDVAVEMLERSRWVVHDEVSVTVDQLLRGRVPNPQIRTVNDAGKVAITHELPKLIETPEPTAQKSWRSSSQIPVVPLKEQIPVSPDSNMFQTLLDASMDRQDRYGNEIAWAGPNGEDLPLHIYPYGVSRSQLDQVIRTLNLPIILTKDIDNADVVLGLRSHVKHHSKLKQLAKSRQLPVHTIKASTIPQIARGLRRLLNMDEPGTPEVVDLRMFMGDESDDEMEALEEARLAVEQIVIPKGQPVELLPRSALVRKMQHELIEHYRLQSRSFGEEPNRRLRIYPA